In the Colletotrichum lupini chromosome 1, complete sequence genome, one interval contains:
- a CDS encoding glycolipid 2-alpha-mannosyltransferase produces the protein MNIQTHVAARFPFLRQSRREVDAFSLTFTCFPPTGYILPLIVHLDTAAKMAAHSQLSLRSCASLVFWTALALVQVPLALCGSVHIHDASPRAAFVSLVSEQQKEQMVASVAQLEQRFNHKYRYDWVFFSHEELSEEFKDATSNATASTVTYNLIPQQHWTIPSSGVNADKALIKTAHHRRRWSAGLFAREKRLQAYDWFWMVEPGTKFLCDITVDVFRLMRDRGIAYGVNEVSFEGAADSELLWKSTKSFMDTHPDMVRPTADITWILGNSAKANKPTRSSDYYVDEADDMESFDLGLEDEGCRAIGQGTEGDMPPGVFLKADPQQCEPNTVADAFTTRLAASYDQCDMDTPIEIGNLNHFRGPEHRSYFDYLDNAGEFYYGNTSNVPVHSLSASMFLPRDKFWLLGDMVCEMHGLHSCPPMPHPTYNSNLQTENSPNYLADVVEASWFGAYKDNQVLLIHLVWERMASDMARQRGIPAAQLGHTALDERNFKLYKPERYPVDVTLTWYSLEDSWRSWSCDRLKWFLGVLGW, from the exons ATGAACATCCAGA CGCACGTCGCCGCTAGATTCCCTTTTTTGCGCCAGTCACGGCGTGAAGTTGATGCCTTCTCCCTCACCTTCACTTGTTTTCCCCCTACAGGCTACATCTTACCCCTGATCGTACACCTCGATACAGCGGCCAAGATGGCGGCGCACAGCCAGCTGTCTCTTCGATCCTGTGCTTCTCTAGTCTTCTGGACTGCACTGGCTCTTGTTCAGGTTCCCCTTGCTTTGTGTGGTTCTGTCCACATTCACGATGCTTCGCCACGAGCTGCCTTTGTCTCGCTGGTCTCGGAGCAGCAAAAGGAGCAGATGGTTGCCTCTGTTGCTCAGCTCGAGCAGCGATTCAACCACAAGTACCGCTACGACTGGGTATTCTTCAGCCATGAGGAGCTTAGCGAAGAGTTCAAGGACGCTACCTCCAACGCTACTGCCTCGACTGTCACCTATAACCTGATCCCTCAGCAGCATTGGACTATCCCGAGCTCT GGAGTGAACGCCGACAAGGCCCTCATCAAGACTGCCCATCACAGACGTCGCTGGTCTGCTGGACTCTTTGCCCGAGAGAAGCGTCTTCAGGCCTACGATTGGTTTTGGATGGTCGAACCTGGA ACCAAGTTCCTCTGTGATATTACAGTCGATGTCTTCCGTCTCATGCGAGACCGCGGAATTGCCTATGGAGTCAATGAGGTTTCTTTCGAGGGTGCCGCTGACTCTGAGCTCCTCTGGAAGAGTACCAAGTCCTTCATGGATACGCATCCCGACATGGTTCGACCCACTGCCGATATCACCTGGATCCTAGGCAACAGTGCCAAAGCCAACAAGCCTACTCGTTCATCAGACTACTACGTGGATGAGGCGGACGATATGGAGAGCTTCGACCTGGGCTTGGAGGACGAGGGCTGCAGGGCCATCGGACAGGGAACTGAGGGTGACATGCCCCCCGGTGTTTTCCTTAAAGCTGATCCTCAGCAGTGCGAGCCAAACACTGTTGCCGATGCCTTTACCACTCGGCTTGCTGCGAGCTACGACCAGTGTGACATGGACACCCCTATTGAGATTGGCAATCTCAACCACTTCCGCGGACCTGAGCACCGCTCCTACTTTGACTATCTCGATAATGCCGGCGAGTTTTACTACGGAAATACCAGCAACGTCCCTGTCCACTCTCTGAGTGCCAGCATGTTCCTCCCACGCGACAAGTTCTGGCTCCTCGGTGACATGGTTTGCGAGATGCATGGCCTCCACAGCTGCCCCCCGATGCCTCACCCGACCTACAACTCCAACCTGCAGACCGAGAATAGCCCCAACTACCTAGCCGATGTAGTAGAAGCTTCTTGGTTTGGCGCCTATAAGGACAACCAAGTCTTGCTCATCCACCTCGTCTGGGAGAGAATGGCGTCCGATATGGCCCGCCAGAGAGGTATCCCAGCAGCCCAGCTCGGACACACTGCCCTCGATGAGCGTAACTTCAAGCTCTACAAGCCCGAGAGATACCCAGTCGATGTCACGCTGACTTGGTACTCGCTGGAGGATAGCTGGCGTTCCTGGTCTTGCGATCGCCTCAAGTGGTTCCTTGGGGTGTTGGGATGGTAA